The Anaerobaca lacustris genome contains a region encoding:
- the plsY gene encoding glycerol-3-phosphate 1-O-acyltransferase PlsY codes for MLGVFVPAIVVAYLVGAIPFAQIIARMHGQDLRTVGSGNIGATNLARACGRRRGYTCFALDVLKGLVPMVAARAAAGSLPETDAATVGPGFLALWLAVGVAAILGHVFPVYLRFKGGKGVSTSFGVGLGLWPYFTVAALIALLVWLLCAATWRYVSLASICASITFPVTLAIAVAAKPDWPLATLWPLLIAATAIPLLVIVLHRQNIRRLLAGTESRIGGKKDRSI; via the coding sequence ATGCTCGGTGTGTTCGTTCCAGCCATTGTAGTCGCCTATCTGGTCGGCGCGATCCCGTTCGCCCAGATCATCGCCCGGATGCACGGCCAGGACCTGCGAACGGTCGGATCGGGCAACATCGGCGCAACGAATCTGGCGCGGGCGTGCGGGCGCAGGCGGGGCTATACGTGCTTCGCCCTGGACGTGCTGAAGGGCCTCGTGCCGATGGTGGCGGCGAGAGCGGCCGCCGGGAGCCTGCCGGAGACCGATGCGGCAACGGTCGGCCCCGGCTTTTTGGCCTTGTGGCTGGCCGTGGGCGTGGCCGCCATTCTGGGCCACGTCTTCCCGGTCTATCTGCGATTCAAGGGGGGCAAGGGCGTCTCCACCAGCTTCGGCGTGGGCCTGGGGTTGTGGCCATACTTCACTGTTGCGGCCCTGATCGCCCTGCTGGTCTGGCTGCTGTGCGCCGCGACCTGGCGCTACGTCTCGCTGGCTTCCATCTGCGCGTCGATCACCTTCCCCGTAACGCTGGCTATCGCCGTCGCGGCCAAGCCCGACTGGCCCCTCGCAACCTTGTGGCCCCTGCTGATCGCCGCGACCGCCATCCCCTTGCTGGTCATTGTCCTGCATCGGCAAAATATCCGGAGACTTCTGGCCGGAACCGAAAGCAGGATCGGCGGCAAGAAGGATCGCTCGATCTGA
- a CDS encoding discoidin domain-containing protein has product MSRKCIGLIAAVLVSLVLVGSVHGQSVKVSFEMAATATEEGYLKDSGLPFGDRGNGWSYGWSRDISADGRERNAGNSPNKAWDTLMHLQKGAAAVWEIEIANGVYNIYIVAGDPGYTDQTNNFDVEGVIIEDPDGQAGNFDEMTATVTVSDGRLTLQPAAGAANSKICLIEITLAMAPESARSPSPATEVTDVPRDVILGWEPGEGVSAHDVYFGTSLDDVSSASRADPMGVLVSQGQTALTYDSADLLDFDTTYYWRIDEVLTAGGIFEGEVWSFTTEPFAYAIQNVIATASSSSADTTPGNTVDGSGLNENDQHSTESSDMWLTAADAERPAWIQYEFDRVYKMHELLVWNYNVQFEPVLGFGAKDVTVEYSVDGAEWAVLGDVEFARAAATASYVANTTVDMAGVGARYVRLVIQNNWGVLPQIGLSEVRFLYIPAQAREPQPADGVMDVDPETVLSWRAGRDAASHDVYLGTDAEDVPLVDSVAGASLVPDELIFGTTYYWQVDAVSDEVWAGALWSFVTQEYRLIDGFETYTDDIEAGEAIFDTWLDGWVNDTGSTVGYLETPFAERTIVRNGSQSMPLQYDNTVSPFYSETERTFDSPQNWTVNGADTLHLFVAGQGAAFAETAEGTILVTGGGADIWNTADEFRYVYKTLTGNGSMTVRVLSNGTGTNAWAKGGPMIRQSLDAGAINVMGAVTGGDGDGGTFQWRPTAGGVSESSRTLTGIAPPYWVRMTRQGNTFTVEMSADGEQWEQQGATPVDITMQDPVLIGLAVTSHVAGELRTYEFDSVSTTGNVTGNWQVAAVGAEQGEGNAPASLYVALEDATGKVAVVSHPDLVTRGDWNAWVIPLSDFVGVNASRIQTMYIGVGDRNAPTAGGTGIVYIDDIGFGRPMTE; this is encoded by the coding sequence ATGAGTAGAAAGTGCATTGGATTGATTGCCGCTGTTCTGGTCTCACTGGTTTTGGTGGGATCGGTGCATGGACAGTCGGTGAAGGTCAGTTTTGAAATGGCCGCCACGGCGACGGAGGAAGGGTATCTCAAGGACAGCGGATTGCCGTTTGGGGACCGTGGGAACGGCTGGAGTTACGGCTGGAGCCGGGACATCAGCGCCGATGGCCGCGAGCGAAATGCTGGGAATTCTCCAAACAAGGCATGGGACACCCTGATGCATCTCCAGAAGGGCGCCGCCGCCGTCTGGGAGATCGAGATCGCCAACGGTGTGTACAACATCTACATCGTTGCCGGCGATCCCGGCTACACCGATCAGACCAACAACTTCGACGTCGAAGGCGTGATCATCGAGGACCCGGACGGACAAGCGGGCAATTTCGATGAAATGACCGCGACGGTCACGGTGTCTGACGGTCGGCTGACCCTTCAGCCGGCCGCTGGAGCGGCGAACTCCAAGATTTGCCTGATCGAAATCACGCTGGCCATGGCGCCGGAGTCGGCCCGTTCGCCGAGTCCCGCCACGGAGGTGACTGATGTGCCCCGCGACGTCATCCTGGGTTGGGAGCCGGGCGAGGGCGTCTCGGCACACGATGTCTATTTCGGGACCAGTCTCGATGACGTCAGCAGTGCCAGCCGAGCCGACCCGATGGGGGTCCTGGTCAGCCAGGGCCAGACCGCGTTGACCTACGATTCGGCAGATCTGCTCGACTTCGATACGACGTACTACTGGCGAATCGACGAGGTCCTCACCGCCGGCGGCATCTTCGAGGGCGAGGTCTGGAGCTTCACCACCGAGCCGTTTGCCTATGCGATTCAGAACGTGATCGCGACTGCGTCCAGCTCTTCGGCCGATACGACGCCGGGGAATACTGTCGACGGCTCCGGACTCAACGAGAACGACCAGCACTCGACCGAGAGTTCAGACATGTGGCTCACAGCCGCCGATGCGGAAAGACCCGCCTGGATCCAGTACGAGTTCGATCGCGTCTACAAGATGCACGAGTTGTTGGTTTGGAACTACAACGTGCAGTTCGAGCCGGTGCTCGGTTTCGGGGCCAAGGACGTCACCGTGGAGTACTCGGTGGATGGCGCGGAGTGGGCCGTTCTGGGCGATGTCGAATTCGCCCGGGCCGCGGCCACGGCCAGTTACGTCGCCAACACGACGGTGGATATGGCGGGCGTTGGCGCCAGGTATGTCCGGCTGGTCATCCAGAACAACTGGGGCGTCCTGCCGCAGATCGGTCTGAGCGAAGTCCGCTTCCTGTACATTCCCGCCCAGGCCCGAGAGCCGCAACCGGCCGACGGGGTTATGGATGTCGATCCCGAGACCGTGCTGAGCTGGCGCGCGGGGCGCGATGCAGCATCGCATGATGTGTATCTCGGCACCGATGCAGAAGACGTGCCGCTGGTCGACAGTGTCGCGGGAGCCTCTCTTGTACCAGATGAGCTGATCTTTGGGACCACCTACTACTGGCAGGTCGACGCGGTCAGTGATGAAGTCTGGGCCGGCGCTCTGTGGAGCTTTGTGACGCAGGAGTACCGATTGATCGACGGGTTTGAGACGTATACCGACGACATCGAAGCGGGCGAGGCGATCTTCGACACGTGGCTCGACGGCTGGGTCAACGACACCGGCTCGACGGTTGGCTACCTCGAAACTCCGTTCGCCGAGCGGACGATTGTCCGCAATGGCTCTCAGTCGATGCCGCTGCAGTATGACAATACGGTCTCGCCGTTCTACTCAGAAACCGAGCGAACGTTCGATTCGCCACAGAACTGGACGGTCAACGGGGCTGATACGCTGCATCTGTTCGTCGCCGGGCAGGGTGCGGCCTTCGCCGAGACCGCCGAGGGCACGATACTCGTTACCGGCGGCGGGGCCGATATCTGGAATACGGCCGACGAGTTCCGCTACGTGTACAAGACGCTCACCGGCAATGGCTCGATGACCGTCCGGGTGCTCAGCAACGGCACGGGGACCAACGCCTGGGCCAAGGGCGGCCCGATGATCCGCCAGAGTCTCGACGCCGGTGCGATCAATGTGATGGGCGCGGTCACCGGCGGCGATGGCGACGGCGGGACGTTCCAGTGGCGTCCGACGGCGGGTGGTGTCTCGGAATCGAGCCGAACGCTGACCGGCATTGCGCCGCCCTACTGGGTCCGGATGACACGCCAGGGCAACACGTTTACGGTCGAGATGTCGGCCGACGGCGAGCAGTGGGAGCAGCAGGGTGCCACTCCCGTTGACATCACGATGCAGGACCCGGTCCTGATCGGCCTGGCAGTCACGTCGCACGTTGCCGGTGAGTTGCGGACGTACGAGTTCGATAGCGTTTCGACGACGGGCAACGTCACGGGCAATTGGCAGGTGGCGGCGGTCGGCGCCGAGCAGGGCGAAGGCAACGCCCCGGCATCGCTGTATGTGGCGTTGGAGGACGCGACGGGCAAGGTGGCGGTGGTGAGCCATCCGGACCTGGTGACCCGTGGCGACTGGAACGCGTGGGTGATTCCGCTGAGTGATTTCGTGGGCGTCAATGCCAGCCGTATCCAAACGATGTACATCGGTGTCGGCGATCGCAATGCGCCGACCGCCGGCGGCACCGGCATCGTCTACATCGACGACATCGGTTTCGGCCGACCCATGACGGAATAG